The following coding sequences are from one Motacilla alba alba isolate MOTALB_02 chromosome 4, Motacilla_alba_V1.0_pri, whole genome shotgun sequence window:
- the LOC119700708 gene encoding caltractin — protein sequence MASNYRKPGLGTAQRKKSGLKPELTEEQKQEIREAFDLFDTDGSGSIDIKELKVAMRALGFEPKKEEIKKMIADIDKEGSGTINFEDFLAMMTQKMSEKDSKEEILKAFRLFDDDGTGKISFKNLKRVAKELGENLTDEELQEMIDEADRDGDGEVSEQEFLRIMKKTSLY from the exons ATG GCATCCAACTATAGAAAACCTGGCTTAGGTACggctcagagaaagaaaagtggcTTGAAACCTGAACTTACAGAAGAGCAAAAGCAGGAGATCAGAGAAGCTTTTGATTTGTTTGACACTGATGGATCTGGAAGCATCGACATAAAAGAACTGAAg GTTGCGATGCGTGCCTTAGGCTTTGAGCCAAAGAAGGAAGAGATTAAGAAGATGATAGCAGACATCGacaaggaaggaagtggcacCATCAACTTCGAAGACTTTTTGGCTATGATGACACAAAAAATG AGCGAAAAGGAttcaaaagaagaaatcctGAAAGCTTTCAGGTTATTTGATGATGATGGCACAGGAAAAATTTCATTCAAAAACTTGAAAAGGGTTgccaaggagctgggagaaaaTTTAACAGATGAAGAACTTCAG GAAATGATTGATGAAGCTGATCGAGATGGAGATGGGGAAGTAAGCGAGCAAGAATTTTTGAGAATCATGAAGAAAACTAGCTTATACTAA